From the Glandiceps talaboti chromosome 10, keGlaTala1.1, whole genome shotgun sequence genome, one window contains:
- the LOC144441324 gene encoding flavin-containing monooxygenase 5-like yields MTKRVAIIGAGASGLVGIKCCLDEGLEPVCFEKGTDIGGLWNYTPDAKDGQASVFHSTIINTSKEIMCFSDFPAPKEYPNFMHNTWVVKYFRLFANHFGLQKYVHFNTAIESVEPSSDYDTTGKWDVKYTNSEKNVTKTETFDAVLVCSGHHVDPHKPKFPGQDDFQGRIVHTHDYKVPKNYEDKRILVIGIGNSGGDAAVELARVGSQVFLSTRRGSWVLNRVSDEGYPIDLVGIRRFLQKFPPSVINMVARKKLNNRFNHANYGLQPDFPPLAQHPMVNDLLPNEVLSGRVKIKANVKRFMKSSVEFEDGTVEEDIDEVIMATGYIFGFPFLDESVVKVTNNEVSVYKYVFPPSLKHGTLAIIGLIQPLGAINPISEMQCRWATRVFKGLANLPNKEVMMGDIQAKKEAMAERYVKSQRHTIQVDYIPYMDELANQIGVRPDFQQMFFSDPKLAWKCVFGPFTPYQYRLVGPGKWNGAKEAIETLWGRVIYATKTRPVKEPKKGLGLSGVLKILIFVAVVIAFAMKYYK; encoded by the exons ATGACTAAGAGAGTGGCTATCATTGGAGCTGGTGCTAGTGGTCTTGTTGGTATCAAGTGTTGTCTTGATGAAGGCTTAGAACCAGTGTGTTTTGAGAAGGGTACAGATATTGGAGGCTTATGGAACTACACCCCTGATGCCAAGGATGGTCAGGCTAGCGTTTTCCATTCCACCATCATCAATACTAGTAAGGAAATCATGTGTTTCAGTGATTTTCCAGCACCAAAAGAATATCCCAACTTTATGCATAATACTTGGGTAGTGAAATATTTCCGATTATTTGCTAATCATTTTGGACTCCAGAAATATGTCCATTTCAACACTGCAATTGAGAGTGTTGAACCTTCCTCTGACTACGATACTACTGGTAAATGGGATGTGAAGTACACCAACAGTGAGAAGAATGTCACCAAAACTGAAACCTTTGATGCAGTACTGGTTTGCTCTGGTCACCATGTGGATCCACATAAACCCAAATTTCCTGGCCAAGATGACTTCCAGGGTCGGATTGTACACACCCATGATTACAAGGTTCCCAAAAATTATGAGGATAAACGTATCTTGGTGATTGGTATTGGAAATTCTGGTGGTGATGCAGCAGTGGAGTTAGCAAGGGTTGGGTCACAG GTTTTCTTGAGTACAAGAAGAGGAAGTTGGGTTTTGAATCGTGTCAGCGATGAAGGTTATCCAATTGACTTGGTCGGTATCAGACGCTTTCTGCAAAAGTTCCCACCTTCAGTGATAAATATGGTTGCTAGAAAGAAGCTAAATAATCGTTTCAACCATGCCAACTATGGTCTTCAGCCAGACTTTCCTCCATTAGCACAACATCCTATGGTCAATGACCTGTTGCCAAATGAGGTCTTGTCAGGTCGTGTCAAGATCAAGGCCAATGTCAAGCGATTCATGAAATCCAGTGTTGAGTTTGAAGATGGCACAGTAGAAGAAGATATTGATGAAGTTATCATGGCAACAGGTTACATCTTTGGTTTCCCATTTCTGGATGAATCTGTTGTCAAGGTAACCAACAACGAGGTGTCAGTGTACAAGTATGTCTTTCCACCGAGTTTGAAACACGGAACCCTTGCAATTATTGGACTAATTCAGCCACTGGGTGCCATAAATCCCATATCAGAAATGCAGTGTCGTTGGGCTACTCGAGTCTTCAAGGGGCTTGCCAACCTTCCAAACAAAGAAGTCATGATGGGTGACATCCAGGCCAAGAAAGAAGCCATGGCAGAACGATACGTCAAATCACAGCGTCACACAATCCAGGTGGACTATATTCCATACATGGATGAGCTAGCCAATCAGATCGGAGTACGACCAGATTTCCAACAAATGTTTTTCAGTGATCCCAAACTTGCATGGAAATGTGTGTTTGGTCCATTCACACCATACCAGTATCGTTTGGTTGGTCCTGGAAAATGGAATGGTGCCAAGGAAGCCATTGAAACCTTATGGGGAAGGGTGATATATGCTACCAAAACGCGTCCAGTTAAGGAGCCAAAGAAGGGGCTAGGGCTTAGTGGCGTCTTGAAGATACTTATATTTGTTGCAGTTGTTATTGCTTTTGCAATGAAGTATTACAAATAG
- the LOC144441321 gene encoding flavin-containing monooxygenase 5-like translates to MAKRVAIIGVGASGLAAIKCCLDEGLEPVCFEKGTDIGGLWNYHTDIKEGHASVFRSTIINTDKEIMCYSDFPAPKEYPNFMHNTRVMEYFRLYTKHFGLLKHIYFNTLVSSVQPASDYNATGKWDVKYTDTEKNDTKTETFDAVLVCSGHHVDPHKPTFPGQDEFQGRIIHTHDYKVPKGYENKRILVIGIGNSGGDAAVELARVGSQVFLSTRRGTWVFNRVGDNGFPLGTVGCRRYFKLFPKTMIIKGLEQALNKRFNHANYGLQPKHNPMQAHPTVNDILPNEILSGRIKVKTNVRCFHKTSVEFEDGTVEDDIDEVIMATGYSFGFPFLDESVVKVTNNEVSVYKYVFPPSLAHGTLAIISMVQPLGAINPIAEIQCRWATRVFKGLSKLPSKEVMMADIQAKKDAMATRYVKSQRHTIQVDYIEYMDEIANQIEVRPNLLRLFFSDPNFALKCFFGPFTPYQYRLDGPGKWDGAKEAIEMYWDRVISATKTRKVDLPKKSESNGFLKFITFVVLIFAIVTMFFR, encoded by the exons ATGGCGAAGAGAGTAGCTATCATTGGAGTTGGTGCTAGCGGTCTAGCGGCTATCAAATGTTGTCTTGATGAAGGCTTAGAACCGGTGTGTTTTGAGAAGGGTACAGATATTGGAGGTTTATGGAACTACCATACTGATATCAAAGAAGGCCATGCCAGCGTTTTCCGTTCTACCATCATCAATACAGACAAAGAAATCATGTGTTACAGTGATTTTCCTGCTCCTAAAGAGTATCCTAACTTCATGCACAACACTAGAGTTATGGAATATTTTAGATTGTATACCAAACATTTCGGGCTACTGAAGCATATCTATTTCAACACCCTCGTAAGCAGCGTTCAACCTGCCTCTGACTACAATGCTACTGGTAAATGGGATGTGAAGTATACAGACACAGAGAAGAACGACACCAAAACTGAAACCTTTGATGCAGTATTGGTATGTTCAGGTCACCATGTGGATCCACATAAGCCAACATTTCCTGGCCAAGATGAGTTCCAGGGACGGATTATACACACCCACGATTACAAGGTTCCTAAAGGGTACGAGAATAAACGCATCTTGGTTATTGGTATTGGTAATTCTGGTGGTGATGCAGCAGTGGAGTTGGCTAGAGTTGGGTCACAA GTCTTCCTCAGTACAAGGAGGGGTACATGGGTTTTCAATCGTGTCGGTGATAATGGTTTCCCATTGGGTACAGTTGGTTGCCGTCGCTACTTCAAATTGTTTCCCAAGACTATGATAATAAAAGGTCTTGAGCAGGCGTTAAACAAACGATTCAACCACGCCAACTATGGTCTACAACCCAAACACAACCCAATGCAGGCACACCCAACAGTCAATGATATACTACCCAACGAAATCTTGTCTGGTCGTATCAAGGTCAAAACCAATGTCAGGTGTTTCCACAAGACCAGTGTCGAGTTTGAAGATGGCACAGTAGAAGACGATATTGATGAAGTTATCATGGCAACTGGGTACTCTTTTGGTTTCCCCTTCCTAGATGAATCTGTTGTCAAGGTAACCAATAACGAAGTCTCTGTGTACAAGTACGTGTTTCCACCCAGTTTGGCACATGGTACCCTAGCaattatttccatggtccaACCACTCGGAGCCATCAACCCAATAGCAGAAATCCAGTGTCGATGGGCTACGAGAGTCTTCAAGGGACTTTCCAAACTACCAAGCAAAGAAGTCATGATGGCTGACATCCAGGCCAAGAAAGATGCCATGGCAACACGATATGTCAAATCACAGCGTCATACAATCCAGGTTGACTACATTGAATACATGGATGAAATAGCCAATCAGATTGAAGTACGACCAAATTTACTCCGCCTATTTTTCAGTGATCCTAATTTCGCCTTGAAGTGCTTCTTTGGTCCATTTACTCCATATCAGTATCGTCTAGATGGTCCTGGAAAATGGGATGGTGCTAAAGAGGCCATTGAAATGTATTGGGATAGGGTAATATCGGCCACTAAAACGCGCAAAGTAGACCTGCCGAAGAAGTCCGAATCCAATGGTTTCTTGAAATTCATAACCTTTGTGGTTCTGATTTTTGCTATTGTTACAATGTTCTTTAGATAG